The following proteins are co-located in the Deltaproteobacteria bacterium genome:
- a CDS encoding chemotaxis protein CheA, which translates to MAESESLNEHREFLEGFIADSREMLDEVEPILVELQQAFETEGQVDRETLNAVFRLFHSIKGAAGFLNLENVSNVTHAAETFLNHLREGRVELDDTRMDLIFKAADFIRRLLEKVEEEGKDGGVEPETEDIIQGLKSAGVTSMSDFPPGTVDPQPVDPDSGSEDPEEIQLVVTPEMKKQFIEESFELLDSVEQALLALENAHNSSESLGHAFRCLHSFKGNCGFFGYRDLERLSHKSETVLDWMKKGKAEVNGDNIGTLLRIVDTLRTGISGCSQGESGDIKGCDLLLNLLDDMIPASKQAALSSGPQPIGEILIERGDVTQEAVGIALEMQQRPLGEILVDMGRVSPDAVQSALSVQEKQGKKRLERRDIRVDLDKVNELNDLVGELVTAQAMVIRNPDLEGHEFENFEKAAHHLQQVTSTLQDVAMSLRMVPVSGLFRKMMRLVHDLSRKSGKKVNLEMTGEETEMDKTVIELISDPLVHIIRNAVDHGIEPPEVRKRAGKAPVGTVFLEAMHEAGEVWIKVGDDGRGLDKEKIRAKGIEKGLIREGDALKDEEIYRLIFEPGFSTAEKITDISGRGVGMDVVGKNIEQLSGRVDVQSTPGQGTTIILRIPLTLAIIEGMLVRSGEARYVIPLSAIRESFKPESSNVVSLPGGQNMVRVREDLIQVARLVDLFHLGDGNGKGEEEILVILDDRGKSFGLLVNEILGQMETVIKGLPRYIGAVKGVSGCTILGDGDVSLILDAGGVIKRAGL; encoded by the coding sequence ATGGCTGAAAGCGAGTCTTTGAACGAACACAGGGAATTTCTCGAAGGATTCATCGCGGATTCCAGGGAGATGCTTGATGAAGTGGAACCGATCCTTGTTGAGTTGCAGCAGGCCTTCGAAACCGAGGGCCAAGTAGATCGGGAAACCCTGAATGCTGTTTTCCGTCTTTTTCACTCAATAAAAGGTGCTGCCGGGTTTTTGAACCTTGAGAACGTAAGCAATGTAACCCATGCAGCGGAGACTTTTCTTAACCACCTCCGGGAAGGCCGGGTGGAACTTGACGATACCCGAATGGACTTGATCTTCAAGGCAGCGGATTTCATCCGGAGACTTCTTGAGAAAGTCGAAGAGGAAGGGAAGGATGGGGGAGTAGAACCCGAAACGGAAGACATCATACAGGGGCTTAAAAGCGCAGGAGTGACCAGTATGTCCGATTTTCCTCCAGGAACTGTGGATCCGCAACCGGTTGACCCGGATTCTGGGTCGGAAGACCCTGAAGAGATTCAGCTGGTTGTTACCCCTGAGATGAAAAAGCAGTTCATCGAGGAATCCTTTGAGTTGTTGGACAGCGTGGAACAGGCACTCCTGGCCTTGGAAAATGCCCACAATTCCTCTGAATCTCTCGGTCATGCCTTCCGGTGTCTCCACAGCTTCAAGGGAAATTGTGGATTCTTCGGTTACCGGGATCTGGAGCGCCTGAGCCATAAGAGCGAAACGGTGCTTGATTGGATGAAGAAGGGTAAGGCTGAAGTTAACGGGGACAACATCGGCACCCTGCTCCGGATCGTAGATACACTCCGTACAGGCATATCAGGATGTTCCCAGGGGGAGTCCGGCGATATCAAGGGGTGCGATCTTCTTCTGAACCTCCTCGACGACATGATCCCTGCATCAAAACAGGCCGCACTTTCTTCCGGCCCACAGCCTATCGGCGAGATCCTTATCGAGCGGGGAGACGTGACCCAGGAGGCTGTTGGGATAGCCCTTGAAATGCAGCAAAGGCCCCTGGGGGAGATCCTCGTGGACATGGGGAGGGTCTCTCCGGATGCCGTCCAATCGGCCCTCTCCGTCCAGGAGAAACAAGGCAAAAAGAGATTGGAAAGAAGAGACATCCGGGTGGATCTGGATAAGGTAAACGAATTGAATGACCTGGTAGGGGAATTGGTGACAGCCCAGGCCATGGTCATCCGGAATCCCGACCTCGAAGGCCATGAGTTTGAAAATTTCGAAAAGGCGGCCCATCATCTGCAGCAGGTTACTTCAACCCTCCAGGACGTGGCCATGTCTCTTCGAATGGTTCCCGTTTCGGGGCTTTTCAGGAAGATGATGCGCTTGGTCCATGACCTTTCCCGCAAGTCCGGCAAGAAGGTTAACCTGGAGATGACAGGTGAAGAGACGGAGATGGACAAGACGGTCATCGAGCTTATATCCGATCCCCTTGTTCACATAATTCGAAATGCGGTGGATCATGGAATCGAACCGCCCGAGGTACGCAAAAGAGCAGGCAAAGCACCGGTTGGAACGGTTTTCCTGGAGGCGATGCACGAAGCGGGAGAAGTATGGATCAAGGTTGGCGACGACGGAAGAGGCCTGGACAAGGAGAAGATCAGGGCGAAAGGAATAGAGAAAGGTCTTATCCGTGAAGGCGACGCCCTTAAGGACGAGGAGATCTACAGGCTCATTTTCGAACCCGGGTTTTCAACCGCTGAAAAAATCACGGACATTTCCGGAAGGGGTGTGGGAATGGACGTGGTAGGGAAGAATATCGAACAATTGAGCGGCCGCGTGGACGTGCAGAGCACGCCGGGGCAAGGGACCACCATCATCCTTCGAATCCCCCTTACACTGGCCATCATAGAAGGAATGCTCGTCCGATCAGGTGAGGCACGTTACGTGATCCCCCTTTCCGCCATCAGGGAATCGTTCAAACCCGAGTCGAGCAACGTGGTTTCACTTCCCGGGGGACAGAATATGGTCAGGGTTAGGGAAGATTTGATCCAAGTGGCTCGTCTTGTGGATTTGTTTCACCTGGGAGACGGGAATGGAAAAGGAGAAGAAGAGATATTGGTAATCCTGGATGACCGAGGAAAGTCCTTCGGGCTCTTGGTCAACGAGATCCTGGGCCAGATGGAAACCGTAATCAAAGGGTTGCCCAGGTACATAGGGGCTGTAAAAGGCGTCTCCGGATGCACCATCCTGGGAGACGGGGACGTGAGTCTGATCCTTGATGCCGGGGGAGTCATTAAAAGGGCGGGGCTTTGA